Proteins encoded within one genomic window of Pseudomonas cannabina:
- a CDS encoding response regulator transcription factor, producing the protein MRPTPQPRPAPRILVVDDHRKIRDPLAVYLRRHLFDVRTAEDAAGMWQLLKQLPFDAVVLDVMLPDGDGFELCSRLHRRENIPVILLTARDTCADRVRGLDIGADDYITKPFEPRELVARLNSVLRRRGPVPAIIEAKPVDAAPALTQHYAFAGLRFISSTATLLRKDGSAVRLSTVESRLLGVLLSHPNTILSRQRLIDLTARPGSEVYDRAIDRQISRLRRKLGDNPVEPELLRTIWGDGYLLAATVATLDA; encoded by the coding sequence ATGCGCCCCACCCCTCAGCCTCGCCCTGCCCCGCGCATTCTGGTCGTGGACGATCACCGCAAAATCCGCGATCCGCTGGCGGTCTATCTGCGTCGCCACCTGTTCGACGTGCGCACGGCCGAGGATGCGGCGGGCATGTGGCAACTGCTCAAGCAACTGCCGTTCGATGCCGTGGTGCTGGATGTGATGCTGCCGGACGGCGACGGATTTGAGCTGTGCAGCCGCTTGCATCGACGCGAGAACATCCCGGTGATTCTGCTCACCGCGCGCGACACCTGCGCCGACCGGGTACGCGGCCTGGACATTGGCGCCGACGATTACATCACCAAGCCATTCGAGCCGCGCGAGCTGGTGGCCCGCCTCAACAGCGTGTTGCGCAGGCGCGGGCCGGTCCCGGCGATCATTGAGGCGAAACCGGTCGACGCTGCGCCTGCACTGACGCAGCACTATGCGTTCGCCGGCCTGCGTTTCATCAGCAGCACCGCAACGCTGCTGCGCAAAGACGGCTCGGCAGTCAGGCTGAGCACGGTGGAAAGTCGTCTGCTGGGCGTATTGCTCAGCCATCCCAACACTATTCTCAGTCGCCAGCGCCTGATCGATCTGACCGCGCGACCGGGCAGCGAAGTCTACGACCGCGCTATCGACCGGCAGATCAGCCGCCTGCGCCGCAAGCTCGGTGACAACCCGGTCGAGCCCGAGCTGTTGCGCACCATCTGGGGCGACGGCTACCTGCTGGCGGCCACTGTCGCCACGCTCGACGCATGA
- the ggt gene encoding gamma-glutamyltransferase: MKLEPLARSLIATALIVAYSPTFAASQAPVAAENGMVVTAQHLATHVGVDVLKKGGNVIDAAVAVGYALAVVYPAAGNLGGGGFMTIQLADGRKTFLDFREKAPLAATANMYLDKDGNVIPDLSTKGHLAVGVPGTVSGMEMALSKYGTRKREEVIAPAIKLAEDGFVLGQGDIDMLSSATEVFKADMADSGSIFLDKGEPMQVGQKLVQKDLAKTLREVSEKGSDGFYKGWVAKALVDSSQAGKGIITQADLDHYKTRELAPVECDYRGYHVVSAPPPSSGGVVICQILNILEGYPMKELGFRSAQGMHYQIEAMRHAYVDRNSYLGDPDFVKNPVAHLLDVKYAAKLREAIEPQKAGDSNKIKPGVAPHEGSNTTHYSIVDKWGNAVSVTYTLNNWFGAGVMASKTGVILNDEMDDFTVKVGVPNMYGLVQGEANAIAPGKTPLSSMSPTIVTKDGKAVMVVGTPGGSRIITATLLTMLNVIDYGMNIQEAVDAPRFHQQWQPETTNIDTFAVSPDTLKILESWGHKFAGPQPLNHVAAILVGAPSLGGKPVGNNRFYGANDPRRNTGLSLGY, encoded by the coding sequence ATGAAGCTCGAACCCCTCGCCAGGTCGCTGATCGCGACGGCACTGATTGTTGCGTACTCCCCCACATTCGCCGCATCACAGGCCCCGGTCGCCGCTGAAAACGGTATGGTCGTGACTGCCCAGCATCTGGCTACCCACGTGGGTGTCGATGTGCTGAAGAAGGGTGGCAACGTGATCGATGCCGCCGTGGCGGTCGGTTACGCGCTGGCAGTGGTCTATCCCGCAGCCGGCAACCTGGGTGGCGGCGGCTTCATGACCATTCAACTGGCCGACGGGCGCAAGACCTTTCTGGACTTCCGGGAAAAGGCTCCTCTAGCCGCTACCGCCAATATGTATCTGGACAAGGACGGCAACGTCATTCCGGACCTGAGCACCAAAGGCCATCTGGCCGTCGGCGTGCCGGGCACTGTGTCCGGCATGGAAATGGCGCTGAGCAAATACGGCACACGCAAGCGCGAAGAAGTCATCGCACCTGCTATCAAGCTGGCTGAAGACGGTTTCGTGCTGGGGCAGGGCGACATCGACATGCTGTCCAGCGCCACCGAGGTGTTCAAGGCCGACATGGCTGATTCCGGGTCGATCTTCCTCGACAAGGGCGAGCCGATGCAGGTCGGTCAGAAGCTGGTGCAGAAAGACCTCGCCAAGACACTCAGGGAAGTGTCCGAGAAGGGCAGTGACGGTTTCTACAAAGGCTGGGTCGCCAAGGCGCTGGTCGATTCGAGCCAGGCGGGCAAGGGCATCATCACCCAGGCTGACCTCGACCATTACAAGACCCGCGAGTTGGCACCGGTCGAATGTGATTATCGCGGTTATCACGTCGTATCCGCGCCGCCGCCGAGCTCCGGCGGTGTGGTCATCTGCCAGATTCTGAACATTCTTGAAGGCTACCCGATGAAAGAGCTGGGCTTCCGTTCGGCGCAGGGTATGCACTATCAGATCGAAGCCATGCGCCATGCCTACGTGGACCGCAACAGCTATCTGGGCGACCCGGATTTCGTCAAGAACCCGGTCGCGCATTTGCTGGACGTGAAGTACGCGGCCAAGCTGCGTGAGGCCATCGAGCCACAGAAAGCCGGTGACTCGAACAAGATTAAACCGGGCGTCGCGCCTCATGAGGGCAGCAACACCACCCATTACTCGATTGTCGACAAATGGGGCAACGCGGTCTCGGTGACCTACACCCTGAACAACTGGTTCGGCGCGGGTGTCATGGCCAGCAAGACCGGCGTGATTCTCAACGATGAAATGGATGACTTCACCGTCAAGGTAGGCGTGCCCAACATGTACGGGCTGGTGCAGGGCGAAGCCAACGCCATCGCGCCGGGCAAGACGCCGTTGTCGTCGATGAGCCCGACCATCGTCACCAAAGACGGCAAAGCCGTCATGGTCGTCGGTACGCCGGGCGGCAGTCGCATCATCACGGCAACCCTGCTGACCATGCTCAATGTCATCGACTACGGCATGAACATTCAGGAAGCGGTGGACGCGCCGCGCTTCCACCAGCAATGGCAACCTGAGACAACCAACATCGACACGTTCGCAGTCAGCCCCGACACGCTGAAGATTCTCGAGAGCTGGGGCCACAAGTTTGCTGGTCCGCAACCGCTCAACCACGTGGCGGCGATTCTGGTCGGTGCGCCTTCGCTGGGCGGCAAGCCGGTCGGTAACAACCGTTTCTACGGCGCCAACGACCCGCGCCGCAACACCGGGTTGTCGCTGGGTTACTGA
- a CDS encoding PhnE/PtxC family ABC transporter permease: MLNRDRRDPAAVPRLLLALLAVALLWPGVRLAELNPFVLLQADNARTMGNFLAGFWPVAHSAEFLGLLLDATLQTLAIATAGIALALLLAVPASLLASKALSLSAASRGGRPGWLGQCLRWPVRGLLIFLRSVPEIVWALLFVRAVGLGPTAGVLAIAITYAGMLGKVYAEIYESVDQRPAHALLQSGSGRLAALAYGTLPNAAAELTSYTVYRWECAVRASVVMGFVGAGGLGQQIDLSMRMFAGDEVASMLLTFLLLVLIADQLSRLLRRRFT; the protein is encoded by the coding sequence ATGCTGAATCGGGACCGGCGTGACCCGGCGGCAGTGCCACGCCTGTTGCTGGCGCTGCTGGCCGTTGCACTGCTCTGGCCGGGCGTTCGTCTGGCTGAGCTGAATCCGTTTGTGCTGCTGCAAGCCGACAACGCCCGGACGATGGGCAACTTCCTCGCCGGGTTCTGGCCTGTGGCGCACTCCGCAGAATTCCTCGGCCTGCTGCTGGACGCCACGCTGCAAACCCTCGCCATCGCCACTGCCGGTATCGCCCTTGCCCTGCTGCTGGCGGTACCGGCAAGCCTGCTCGCCAGCAAGGCACTGTCGTTGTCGGCGGCTTCGCGGGGCGGGCGCCCGGGTTGGCTCGGCCAATGCCTGCGCTGGCCGGTGCGTGGGCTGTTGATCTTTCTGCGCAGCGTGCCGGAAATCGTCTGGGCGTTGCTGTTCGTGCGCGCGGTCGGTCTCGGCCCCACGGCAGGCGTACTGGCCATCGCGATTACTTACGCGGGCATGCTCGGCAAGGTCTACGCCGAAATATATGAATCAGTGGACCAGCGCCCGGCTCACGCCTTGCTCCAGTCCGGCAGCGGGCGGCTGGCCGCGCTGGCTTACGGCACTCTGCCCAATGCAGCGGCCGAGTTGACGTCGTACACGGTGTATCGCTGGGAGTGCGCAGTGCGTGCCTCGGTGGTGATGGGTTTTGTCGGCGCGGGCGGCCTGGGCCAACAGATCGACCTGTCGATGCGCATGTTCGCAGGCGATGAAGTGGCGAGCATGCTGCTGACCTTCCTGCTGCTGGTGCTGATTGCCGATCAGCTCAGTCGCTTGTTGCGCAGGCGGTTCACATGA
- a CDS encoding phosphonate ABC transporter ATP-binding protein, translating into MTLRLSAIDLRHSNGTLALRGLDLSIERGERVAIIGPSGAGKTTLLNLLASTLPPSAGQLDVLGVDPWQLSSRQRQRLRSRIALIHQAPPLPARQRVVTAVSAGKLGQWGLGRSLLNLLHPLDVPGARAVLARLDLADKLFERCQQLSGGQLQRVGIARALYQAPELLLADEPVSAMDPRLADHTLALLCQHAIEHTVTLVASLHAVELALAHFPRIVGVRDGRIHFDLPASEVKRQHLDTLYANDQLSPQQVSEVAETAWTPRC; encoded by the coding sequence ATGACCTTGCGCCTGTCCGCCATCGACCTGCGCCACAGCAATGGCACGCTGGCGTTGCGCGGGCTGGACCTGAGCATTGAGCGCGGCGAGCGGGTGGCAATCATTGGCCCGTCCGGTGCGGGCAAGACCACTTTGCTCAACCTGCTGGCCAGCACTCTGCCACCCAGCGCCGGACAACTGGACGTGCTGGGCGTCGATCCGTGGCAGCTGTCCAGCCGGCAACGCCAGCGTTTGCGCAGCCGCATTGCCCTGATTCATCAGGCACCGCCGTTGCCTGCGCGCCAGCGTGTGGTCACAGCGGTGTCAGCGGGCAAGCTGGGGCAATGGGGGCTGGGCAGAAGCCTGCTGAACCTGCTGCACCCACTGGATGTGCCCGGCGCACGCGCGGTGCTGGCGCGTCTCGATCTGGCCGATAAACTGTTCGAACGCTGCCAGCAGTTGTCCGGCGGCCAGTTGCAACGCGTCGGCATCGCCCGCGCCTTGTATCAGGCCCCCGAATTGTTACTGGCCGACGAACCGGTTTCGGCTATGGACCCACGTCTGGCCGATCACACCCTGGCGTTATTGTGTCAGCACGCCATCGAACACACCGTCACGCTGGTCGCCAGCCTGCACGCAGTCGAACTGGCGCTGGCGCACTTTCCGCGCATCGTCGGCGTGCGCGACGGGCGCATCCATTTCGACCTCCCGGCCAGCGAGGTCAAACGACAACACCTCGACACGCTGTACGCCAATGACCAACTGAGCCCGCAGCAGGTTTCCGAGGTTGCAGAAACCGCCTGGACGCCACGATGCTGA
- a CDS encoding putative selenate ABC transporter substrate-binding protein, which yields MLKRTLALAAGLALSFSALTSHAADTLRVSAIPDEAPTELLRKFKPLGAYLEQRLGMKVEFVPVADYPAVVEALATDRLDMAWLGGFTFVQVNLKTGNAVPLVQREQDAKFTSKFITSDPDVKTLADLKGKTFAFGSVSSTSGSLMPRYFMLKENIKPETFFSRVAYSGAHDATAAWVQAGKVDAGVLNASVWDKLVASGKVDTSKVHVFATTPTYFDYNWTVRGSLDPALAAKIKQAFLGLDPANPEQKAILDLQAASRFIETKPENYKGIEEAARAADLLK from the coding sequence ATGCTCAAGCGTACCCTGGCGCTCGCCGCCGGCCTTGCCCTGTCCTTCTCCGCGCTGACCAGCCATGCGGCCGATACCCTGCGCGTGTCGGCCATCCCCGACGAAGCGCCCACCGAACTGCTGCGCAAGTTCAAGCCGCTGGGGGCTTATCTGGAGCAACGCCTGGGCATGAAAGTCGAATTCGTCCCGGTAGCGGATTACCCGGCAGTCGTCGAAGCGCTGGCCACCGATCGCCTCGACATGGCCTGGCTGGGTGGCTTCACCTTCGTACAGGTTAACCTCAAGACCGGTAACGCTGTGCCGCTGGTACAGCGCGAGCAGGACGCCAAATTCACCAGCAAATTCATCACCTCCGATCCGGACGTGAAGACGCTTGCCGACCTCAAGGGCAAGACGTTTGCCTTCGGCTCGGTGTCGTCGACTTCCGGCAGCCTGATGCCGCGCTATTTCATGCTCAAGGAAAACATCAAGCCGGAGACGTTCTTCAGCCGCGTTGCCTATTCCGGCGCACATGACGCGACTGCTGCCTGGGTTCAGGCCGGCAAGGTCGATGCCGGCGTGCTCAATGCCAGCGTGTGGGACAAACTGGTCGCCAGCGGCAAAGTCGATACCAGCAAGGTTCATGTCTTCGCAACCACGCCGACCTATTTCGACTACAACTGGACGGTGCGCGGCAGCCTTGACCCGGCACTGGCGGCGAAGATCAAGCAGGCATTCCTTGGCCTCGACCCGGCCAACCCTGAGCAGAAGGCGATTCTCGATTTGCAGGCCGCCAGCCGCTTCATCGAAACCAAACCCGAGAACTACAAGGGTATCGAAGAAGCCGCGCGCGCTGCCGACCTGCTGAAATGA
- the selD gene encoding selenide, water dikinase SelD, translated as MNEPIRLTQYSHGAGCGCKISPKVLDVILAGSGAQNLDPKLWVGNTSRDDAAVYALDDERGVVSTTDFFMPIVDDPFDFGRIAATNAISDIYAMGGDPLMAIAILGWPVNLLPPEVAREVIRGGRAVCDAAGIPLAGGHSIDAPEPIFGLAVTGVVQKKHMKRNDTAQAGCTLYLTKPLGIGILTTAEKKSKLRDEDVGLARDWMCTLNKPGSRFGKLAGVLAMTDVTGFGLLGHLVEMADGAGRTARLDYAAVPRLPGVDHYMAEGCVPGGTLRNYESYGDKIATLNDAQRDLLCDPQTSGGLLVAVSPEGEAEFLAVAAELGLLLNPIGTLLERQTHAVEVF; from the coding sequence ATGAATGAGCCAATCCGCCTGACCCAGTACAGTCACGGAGCGGGGTGTGGCTGCAAGATTTCCCCCAAAGTGCTGGATGTGATCCTCGCCGGCAGCGGCGCGCAGAACCTTGACCCGAAGCTCTGGGTCGGCAATACCTCGCGTGACGACGCCGCGGTTTACGCGCTGGACGACGAGCGCGGCGTGGTCTCGACCACCGACTTCTTCATGCCCATCGTCGATGACCCTTTCGACTTCGGCCGCATCGCTGCGACCAACGCGATCAGCGACATTTATGCGATGGGCGGCGACCCGCTGATGGCCATTGCGATTCTCGGCTGGCCGGTCAATCTGCTGCCGCCCGAAGTGGCCCGCGAAGTGATCCGCGGCGGTCGCGCGGTGTGCGATGCAGCGGGCATCCCGTTGGCGGGCGGGCATTCCATTGATGCGCCGGAGCCGATCTTCGGCCTGGCCGTCACCGGCGTAGTGCAGAAAAAGCACATGAAACGCAATGACACGGCCCAGGCCGGCTGCACGCTGTACCTGACCAAACCGTTGGGCATCGGCATTCTGACCACCGCCGAAAAGAAGTCAAAGTTGCGCGACGAGGACGTCGGCCTGGCGCGAGACTGGATGTGTACCCTGAACAAGCCGGGCAGTCGCTTCGGCAAGCTGGCCGGTGTGCTGGCCATGACCGATGTTACCGGCTTCGGCCTGCTCGGGCATCTGGTTGAAATGGCTGATGGCGCCGGGCGGACCGCTCGTCTTGATTACGCCGCCGTGCCGCGCCTGCCGGGTGTCGATCACTACATGGCCGAGGGCTGCGTGCCGGGCGGCACACTGCGCAATTACGAAAGCTATGGCGACAAGATCGCAACGCTGAACGATGCCCAGCGCGACCTGTTGTGCGATCCGCAGACCAGCGGCGGCTTGCTGGTCGCGGTCAGCCCGGAAGGTGAGGCGGAGTTTCTGGCGGTGGCGGCCGAACTGGGCCTGCTGCTCAACCCGATCGGTACCTTGCTCGAGCGACAGACACACGCCGTCGAGGTGTTCTGA
- the mnmH gene encoding tRNA 2-selenouridine(34) synthase MnmH, giving the protein MVDNSSDYRALFLNDVPMMDARAPVEFSKGAFPGVINLPLMNDIERQKVGTCYKQHGQEAAIQLGHQLVCGQVKDERVEAWVEFARANPNGYLYCFRGGLRSQTVQRWLKDAGVDYPRILGGYKAMRTFLLDSLHEAVTECDLVVLGGMTGTGKTEVLTQLPNSLDLEGIANHRGSSFGKRATGQPAQIDFENRLAIDLLKKRAAGIEQFVVEDESRLVGSCNVPLELHQAMQRCPMVWLEDSFEHRVERILADYVVNLCAEFISVKGEELGFGLFADRLLQSLNNIHKRLGGERHQRLLTLMQAALEEQQRSGAVELHRSWIEGLLGEYYDPMYIYQREQKATRIEFAGNQMDVSGYLNERASRV; this is encoded by the coding sequence ATGGTCGACAACAGTAGCGACTACCGCGCACTCTTTCTCAATGACGTGCCGATGATGGACGCTCGCGCCCCGGTGGAGTTTTCCAAGGGCGCGTTTCCGGGTGTGATCAACCTGCCGCTGATGAACGACATCGAGCGGCAGAAGGTCGGCACCTGCTACAAACAGCACGGCCAGGAGGCGGCCATTCAGCTCGGGCATCAACTGGTCTGCGGACAGGTCAAGGATGAGCGGGTCGAGGCCTGGGTCGAGTTCGCCCGGGCCAACCCGAATGGCTACCTGTACTGCTTTCGCGGTGGCCTTCGTTCACAGACCGTGCAGCGCTGGCTGAAGGACGCAGGCGTCGATTACCCGCGCATCCTGGGTGGTTACAAGGCAATGCGCACGTTTTTGCTCGATTCCCTGCACGAAGCCGTGACCGAGTGTGATCTGGTCGTGCTCGGCGGCATGACCGGCACTGGCAAGACCGAGGTGCTGACGCAACTTCCCAACAGTCTGGACCTGGAGGGCATTGCCAACCATCGCGGCTCCAGCTTCGGCAAGCGCGCCACCGGGCAGCCAGCACAGATCGATTTCGAGAATCGCCTGGCCATCGACCTGCTTAAAAAACGAGCAGCCGGCATTGAACAATTCGTGGTCGAAGACGAAAGCCGTCTGGTCGGCAGTTGCAATGTGCCGCTGGAATTGCACCAGGCCATGCAACGCTGTCCGATGGTTTGGCTGGAAGACAGTTTCGAGCACCGCGTCGAGCGCATCCTGGCGGATTACGTGGTCAACCTCTGTGCAGAGTTCATCAGCGTCAAGGGCGAAGAGCTCGGCTTCGGTCTGTTCGCCGATCGCCTGCTGCAAAGCCTGAACAACATTCATAAGCGTCTGGGCGGCGAGCGTCATCAGCGCTTGCTGACACTCATGCAGGCGGCGCTGGAAGAACAACAGCGCAGTGGTGCAGTTGAGCTGCATCGGAGCTGGATCGAAGGCCTGCTCGGCGAATACTACGACCCGATGTACATCTACCAACGCGAACAGAAGGCGACCCGCATCGAGTTCGCGGGTAATCAGATGGACGTGTCGGGTTATCTGAACGAGCGTGCATCGCGGGTTTAG
- a CDS encoding peptide chain release factor 3: MTQQAAEVAKRRTFAIISHPDAGKTTITEKLLLMGKAISIAGTVKSRKSDRHATSDWMEMEKQRGISITTSVMQFPYRDHMINLLDTPGHEDFSEDTYRTLTAVDSALMVLDGGKGVEPRTIALMDVCRLRDTPIVSFINKLDRDIRDPIELLDEIEAVLKIKAAPITWPIGCYRDFKGVYHLADDYIIVYTAGHGHERTETRIIEKLDSDEARAHLGDEYDRFVEQLELVQGACHEFNQQEFIDGQLTPVFFGTALGNFGVDHVLDAVVNWAPKPLARVANERTVEPVEEKFAGFVFKIQANMDPKHRDRIAFMRICSGRYEKGMKMRHVRLGKDVRIGDALTFFSSEREQLEEAYAGDIIGLHNHGTIQIGDTFTEGEALGFTGIPHFAPELFRRVRLKDPLKSKQLRQGLQQLAEEGATQVFFPQRSNDIILGAVGVLQFDVVASRLKEEYKVECAYEPITVWSARWIECADKKKLEEFENKAVENLAVDGGGHLTYLAPTRVNLALMEERWPDVKFRATREHH; encoded by the coding sequence ATGACCCAACAGGCCGCCGAAGTCGCGAAACGCCGCACTTTCGCCATTATTTCCCACCCGGATGCGGGTAAAACCACCATCACGGAAAAACTCCTGCTGATGGGCAAGGCCATTTCCATCGCCGGTACGGTCAAGTCGCGTAAATCCGACCGTCACGCCACCTCCGACTGGATGGAAATGGAGAAACAGCGTGGTATTTCCATCACCACGTCGGTGATGCAGTTCCCGTATCGCGATCACATGATCAACCTGCTCGACACGCCGGGTCACGAAGACTTCTCCGAAGACACCTATCGCACCCTGACAGCGGTCGATTCGGCCTTGATGGTCCTCGACGGCGGTAAAGGCGTCGAGCCACGCACCATCGCCCTGATGGACGTCTGCCGTCTGCGCGACACGCCGATCGTCAGCTTCATCAACAAGCTCGACCGCGACATTCGTGACCCGATCGAACTGCTCGACGAGATCGAAGCGGTGCTCAAGATCAAGGCTGCGCCGATCACCTGGCCGATTGGCTGCTACCGGGATTTCAAGGGTGTCTATCACCTGGCTGACGACTACATCATTGTCTACACCGCAGGTCACGGTCACGAACGCACCGAAACCCGGATCATCGAAAAGCTCGATTCCGACGAAGCCCGTGCCCACCTCGGTGACGAGTACGACCGCTTTGTCGAGCAGCTGGAATTGGTGCAGGGCGCCTGCCATGAATTCAATCAGCAGGAGTTCATCGACGGTCAACTGACGCCGGTGTTTTTCGGTACGGCGCTGGGTAACTTCGGCGTCGACCACGTACTCGATGCGGTAGTGAACTGGGCACCCAAACCGCTCGCACGGGTCGCCAACGAACGCACCGTCGAACCGGTCGAAGAGAAATTCGCCGGTTTCGTGTTCAAGATCCAGGCGAACATGGACCCCAAGCACCGCGACCGGATCGCCTTCATGCGCATCTGCTCGGGCCGCTACGAAAAAGGCATGAAAATGCGCCATGTGCGGCTGGGCAAAGACGTGCGGATCGGCGACGCGCTGACGTTCTTCTCCTCCGAGCGTGAGCAACTGGAAGAAGCCTACGCAGGCGACATCATCGGCCTGCACAACCACGGCACCATCCAGATCGGCGACACCTTCACCGAAGGCGAAGCGCTGGGCTTTACCGGTATCCCGCACTTCGCCCCGGAACTGTTCCGCCGCGTGCGCCTGAAGGATCCGCTCAAGTCCAAACAACTGCGCCAGGGTCTGCAACAGCTGGCCGAAGAAGGCGCCACGCAAGTGTTCTTCCCGCAGCGCAGCAACGACATCATTCTCGGCGCTGTCGGTGTGCTGCAGTTCGATGTGGTCGCCAGCCGTCTGAAGGAAGAATACAAAGTCGAATGCGCCTACGAGCCGATCACCGTGTGGTCTGCCCGCTGGATCGAATGCGCCGACAAAAAGAAGCTCGAAGAGTTTGAAAACAAGGCGGTGGAAAACCTCGCAGTGGACGGCGGCGGTCACCTGACCTACCTCGCCCCTACCCGCGTGAACCTGGCCCTGATGGAAGAACGCTGGCCCGACGTGAAATTCCGCGCTACCCGCGAGCATCACTGA
- a CDS encoding ABC transporter permease: MANRYGKGLLGGAVVIALLALLIHWIGISTIKQYQDDLLFYLQAHLILVLVSMLAALVVGIPAGIALSRPSMVGRAERFMQIFNIGNTVPPLAVLAIALGILGIGSGPAIFALFLASLLPIVRNTYEGLKNVQGSLKEAAVGIGMTPRQVLWRVELPNAVPIIIGGVRVALAINVGTAPLAFLIGANSLGSLIFPGIALNNQPQLVLGAACTALLALLLDGLVTLASRLWLERGLAR, translated from the coding sequence GTGGCTAATCGCTATGGCAAGGGGCTATTGGGAGGTGCGGTTGTGATCGCACTCCTGGCCCTGCTGATCCACTGGATCGGCATCAGTACTATCAAGCAATACCAGGATGACCTGCTGTTCTATCTTCAGGCTCACCTGATTCTGGTTCTGGTTTCAATGTTGGCGGCCCTGGTGGTCGGTATCCCCGCAGGCATCGCCCTCAGCCGACCAAGCATGGTGGGTCGCGCCGAACGCTTCATGCAGATATTCAACATTGGTAACACCGTTCCGCCTCTCGCCGTTCTGGCCATTGCCCTCGGGATTCTCGGGATCGGCAGCGGTCCGGCCATCTTCGCGCTGTTTCTCGCCTCGCTGTTGCCCATTGTGCGTAACACCTATGAGGGCCTGAAAAACGTTCAGGGCTCACTCAAGGAAGCCGCTGTCGGTATCGGCATGACCCCGCGTCAGGTGCTGTGGCGTGTCGAATTGCCCAACGCCGTGCCCATTATCATCGGTGGTGTGCGCGTTGCGCTGGCGATCAACGTCGGTACTGCTCCGCTTGCCTTTCTCATCGGTGCGAACAGCCTCGGCAGCCTGATTTTCCCGGGCATCGCCTTGAACAACCAGCCGCAACTGGTGCTGGGTGCAGCGTGTACCGCGCTGCTGGCGCTGCTGCTTGACGGGCTGGTGACACTGGCCAGTCGTCTCTGGCTGGAACGCGGGCTGGCTCGCTGA
- a CDS encoding glycine betaine ABC transporter substrate-binding protein, with product MKRICLFLGFALLFPAFAQAAEKPLLRIGARVFTEQTMLAELTAQYLRTKNYDVQITGGLGSNLARSAQESGQLDLLWEYTGVSLVAYNHIDEKLDSAQTYARVKEVDAKKGLVWLSPSKFNNTYALALPQKIADKYPQVNTMTDLTKVLKDEAKEGHVVALDTEFANRSDGLIGMVKHYDMNLGRENTRQMDAGLVYTALRNGQVFAGLVYTTDGRLNAFKLKVLEDDKHYFPDYTAAPVIRQEYLDKHPDIATLLKPLADLLDNQTMIDLNARVDVGHESPSTVAADFLRQHPLN from the coding sequence ATGAAAAGAATATGCTTGTTTTTAGGCTTTGCCTTGCTGTTTCCGGCATTTGCCCAAGCCGCGGAAAAGCCGCTGTTACGCATCGGCGCACGCGTCTTCACCGAGCAGACCATGCTCGCTGAGCTGACTGCGCAATACCTGCGTACCAAGAACTACGATGTGCAAATCACCGGCGGTCTGGGCAGCAACCTGGCGCGCAGCGCGCAGGAAAGCGGCCAGCTCGATCTGCTGTGGGAATACACCGGCGTTTCATTGGTGGCCTACAACCACATCGATGAAAAGCTCGACAGCGCACAGACCTACGCGCGGGTAAAGGAAGTCGACGCAAAGAAGGGCCTGGTCTGGCTTTCCCCGTCGAAGTTCAACAACACCTACGCGCTGGCACTGCCGCAGAAGATTGCTGACAAGTACCCGCAGGTCAACACCATGACCGACCTGACCAAAGTACTGAAAGATGAAGCGAAAGAGGGTCATGTCGTAGCGCTGGACACCGAATTCGCCAATCGTTCCGACGGCCTGATCGGCATGGTCAAGCACTACGACATGAATCTCGGTCGGGAGAACACTCGGCAGATGGACGCCGGGCTGGTCTACACCGCGCTGCGTAATGGCCAGGTTTTCGCCGGTCTGGTGTACACCACTGACGGTCGTTTGAACGCGTTCAAGCTCAAGGTGCTGGAAGACGACAAACACTACTTCCCGGACTACACCGCTGCGCCGGTGATCCGTCAGGAGTATCTGGATAAACATCCGGACATCGCCACGCTGCTCAAGCCGCTGGCTGACCTGCTGGACAACCAGACCATGATCGACCTCAACGCTCGCGTCGATGTCGGCCATGAAAGCCCATCCACGGTTGCCGCAGATTTCCTGCGCCAGCATCCCTTGAACTAA